One window of Chitinophagaceae bacterium genomic DNA carries:
- the crcB gene encoding fluoride efflux transporter CrcB — protein MESYLAVFLGGGLGSIARYSIAKIDISHLTNFPVNTLTSNVLSSLLLGIFLGLFIQNNYFSPTIKLLLITGFCGGFSTYSAFTFETLELFKFEKYLLAISNIFLNLVLCITFLLIGMGILKFLYK, from the coding sequence ATGGAATCTTATTTAGCTGTTTTTTTGGGAGGTGGATTAGGTAGTATTGCAAGATACAGCATTGCAAAAATTGACATAAGCCATTTAACGAATTTTCCGGTAAATACACTTACTTCAAATGTTTTATCTTCTTTGTTACTGGGAATTTTTTTAGGCCTTTTCATACAAAACAATTACTTTTCTCCAACAATTAAACTACTGCTTATCACCGGTTTTTGTGGTGGCTTCTCTACTTACTCAGCATTTACTTTTGAAACATTAGAACTATTCAAATTTGAAAAATACCTGCTTGCCATATCCAATATTTTCTTAAATTTAGTGCTCTGTATTACATTTTTACTTATTGGAATGGGAATATTGAAATTTCTGTATAAGTAA
- a CDS encoding tryptophan 2,3-dioxygenase, translated as MDVSDTIKNKLNQLEKKYASMGQNMDMYLDGLIHTDYLKYWDYIHLDVLLNLQKPRTTFPDEKIFILYHQITELHFQLILHAQTQICEKNKGSKNPEFFKEQIRRINTYWDALTQSFEIMIEGMYKDEFLKFRMALLPASGFQSAQYRMIEICSTDLINLVRYNQRKALKKSTDTKELLQNLYWKQGATELSSGKKTLTLKQFEEKYEAEFRRLAVRYKEKNIYTQFKKIEEAGNADDEMVNSLKRFDFKANIEWPLMHYKSAVRYLQKDPQDISATGGTNWQKYLPPRHQRILFFPSLWTEKELENWGKNIFSKK; from the coding sequence ATGGATGTATCGGATACTATAAAAAACAAACTTAATCAACTGGAAAAAAAGTATGCCTCTATGGGGCAAAATATGGACATGTATTTAGATGGTTTGATTCATACAGACTATTTAAAATACTGGGACTATATTCACCTGGATGTACTTTTAAACTTACAGAAACCACGTACTACATTTCCGGATGAAAAGATATTTATTTTATACCATCAAATCACTGAATTACACTTCCAGCTTATACTTCACGCACAAACTCAAATTTGTGAAAAAAATAAGGGCAGTAAAAATCCTGAGTTCTTTAAAGAACAAATCAGGCGAATAAATACTTATTGGGATGCCTTAACGCAATCATTTGAAATTATGATTGAAGGCATGTATAAAGATGAGTTCTTAAAATTTCGGATGGCATTGTTACCGGCAAGCGGCTTTCAGTCTGCTCAATACAGAATGATTGAAATCTGCAGTACTGACTTAATTAATCTGGTACGGTATAATCAAAGGAAGGCTTTAAAAAAATCTACTGATACTAAGGAATTACTGCAAAATTTATACTGGAAACAAGGGGCTACGGAATTATCCTCCGGAAAGAAAACACTTACCTTAAAGCAATTTGAAGAAAAATACGAAGCTGAGTTCAGACGTTTGGCAGTTCGCTATAAAGAGAAAAACATCTATACCCAATTTAAAAAAATAGAGGAAGCCGGAAATGCCGATGATGAAATGGTAAATTCCTTAAAAAGGTTTGATTTCAAAGCAAATATTGAATGGCCACTCATGCATTATAAATCTGCCGTAAGGTACCTACAAAAAGACCCACAAGATATTTCAGCTACGGGTGGCACAAATTGGCAAAAATACTTGCCTCCAAGACATCAAAGAATCCTCTTTTTCCCTTCATTATGGACTGAAAAAGAATTAGAAAATTGGGGTAAAAATATTTTTAGCAAAAAATAA
- a CDS encoding alanine:cation symporter family protein → MAKVSTLLSLFFFPAFSFNAKGEESKVVKNFDQRIDDFISPFTSTVESIVFWSFSVNEVSVPFVLVWLVLGAIFFTGYFGFINITKFKLAIDVVRGRYTDPTEKGEVSHFQALTTALSATVGLGNIAGVAIAISLGGPGATFWMIIAGLIGMSSKFAECTLGVKYREVDKEGVVMGGPMYYLSKGFAQKGWPSLGKVLAVFFAIMCIGGSFGGGNMFQANQAFTQFASVVDGVDEGHGWLFGLVMAIVVGMVIIGGIKSIGKVTERVVPFMVGIYITAAIIILAVNYTAIPEGFMLIFTEAFSPTAVGGGFIGVLIQGFRRAAFSNEAGIGSASIAHSAVKTNNPASEGIVALLEPFIDTVVVCTMTALVIIITGNYLNPDNLDGVALTSNAFSTVLPWFPVVLSVAVILFAFSTMLSWSYYGLQSWKYAFGNNRYSDLSYKILFCAFIVLGSSASLGSVIGFSDAMIFAMCFPNILGLIVLRKVIRGELNTYLDKIKKGVIRKNF, encoded by the coding sequence ATGGCTAAAGTAAGCACTCTTTTATCTTTGTTTTTTTTTCCGGCATTTTCCTTTAATGCTAAGGGAGAGGAATCTAAGGTTGTTAAAAATTTTGATCAAAGAATTGATGATTTCATAAGCCCTTTTACTTCCACGGTGGAATCAATAGTCTTTTGGTCATTTTCTGTTAATGAAGTCAGTGTCCCATTTGTTTTAGTATGGTTAGTTTTAGGTGCTATTTTTTTTACCGGCTATTTTGGTTTTATTAATATCACAAAATTTAAGCTTGCCATTGATGTTGTAAGAGGTCGCTATACTGACCCTACCGAAAAAGGTGAAGTTTCTCATTTTCAGGCTCTGACAACCGCACTTTCAGCAACAGTAGGTTTAGGAAATATTGCGGGAGTTGCTATAGCAATCAGCTTAGGCGGCCCCGGAGCAACTTTCTGGATGATAATTGCCGGCCTAATAGGCATGTCGTCTAAATTTGCAGAATGTACTCTGGGTGTTAAATACCGTGAAGTAGATAAAGAAGGGGTTGTAATGGGAGGGCCAATGTATTATCTCTCCAAAGGATTTGCTCAAAAAGGTTGGCCTAGTCTGGGTAAAGTATTGGCAGTATTTTTTGCCATTATGTGTATTGGGGGTTCTTTCGGAGGTGGAAATATGTTCCAGGCAAATCAGGCCTTTACACAATTCGCCTCTGTGGTAGATGGTGTTGACGAAGGCCATGGCTGGCTGTTTGGTTTAGTTATGGCCATTGTTGTTGGAATGGTAATTATTGGCGGTATAAAAAGTATTGGTAAAGTCACAGAAAGAGTAGTTCCCTTTATGGTAGGTATTTATATAACAGCCGCAATAATTATTCTTGCAGTAAATTATACAGCCATCCCTGAAGGATTTATGTTAATCTTTACAGAAGCATTTAGCCCAACTGCTGTAGGCGGAGGATTTATAGGTGTTTTGATACAGGGATTTCGCAGAGCGGCTTTTTCAAATGAAGCCGGTATTGGATCTGCATCTATTGCTCATTCAGCTGTTAAAACAAATAATCCGGCCAGTGAAGGAATTGTCGCTCTGTTAGAGCCTTTTATTGATACCGTAGTTGTTTGTACAATGACAGCATTAGTTATCATTATAACCGGCAACTATTTGAATCCGGACAATTTAGATGGAGTGGCATTAACCAGCAATGCATTCTCTACTGTTTTACCCTGGTTTCCGGTGGTGCTGTCAGTAGCTGTTATTCTTTTTGCTTTTTCTACTATGTTATCATGGTCTTACTACGGATTACAATCCTGGAAGTATGCTTTTGGTAACAACCGCTACTCAGACCTGAGTTATAAAATTTTGTTTTGTGCCTTTATAGTGCTCGGAAGTTCGGCAAGTCTGGGAAGTGTAATTGGCTTTTCGGATGCTATGATATTTGCCATGTGTTTCCCGAATATACTCGGACTTATCGTTTTAAGAAAAGTGATAAGAGGCGAACTGAACACCTATCTTGACAAAATTAAAAAAGGGGTGATTAGAAAAAATTTCTAA